The window ATCAGCTTACCGGGTGTCTAGGCCGAACTTAAAACAGTTCGACCTCCTGGGAAGCTGTAATAACGGGAGGATAGTCCATTGAGCACAGAACTTCTTCTTAAAGAGTATTTACACAAACTAAAACTTCCAGCGGTGGCCCGGCACTACAAAAGTCTGGCCCGTACAGCCGCAGAAAACAACCGCACTTATGAAGAATACTTATGCGCTCTTTTGGAACAAGAGGTATTGAGCAGGGAAGAAAGCGCCCTTAAGAACCGTATCCGCCGGGCCAACTTCCCCTACTTCAAAACCCTGGAAGAATTCGACTTTACTGCCTTACCAAGCTTGAGTAAACCTAAGGTGTTAACTCTAAGCCGGGGAGAATACATCAAAGCCAAGGAAAATGTCATCTTCCTTGGTAACAGTGGAACCGGCAAAACCCATTTGGCCATTGCCCTGGCTTTATGTGCTTGCCGGCAGGGTTGCCGTGTACGCTTTTATACTGCCCCCGGCCTGGTTACAGAACTCTTAGCAGCTGCCCGGGAACATAAATTACTTTCCTTGGAAAAGCAGTGGCTAAAGCAAGACCTGGTAGTGGTAGACGAGCTGGGCTATGTACCCTATACCACTGAAGGAGCCCAGCTCCTCTTCCGCTTTTTGGCTGGCCGGTATGAAAGGGGGAGTGTGCTCATTACTTCCAATCTCGAATTCAGCGAATGGGTACAAGTATTTGGAGATGAAAGGATGACTGCTGCCCTCCTGGACAGGCTCACCCATCATGCCCATATCCTGGTCATGAACGGGGAAAGCTATCGCTTCCGTCAGAGTTTAAGGCGACGCCAAGAGGAAGGATTGGTTAGTTCTGCCTCTGCATAGTAGCTGAAAGTATTTCACGTAAGCTAAACGGCGTCCCGAGCCAGCCCGGCCAACCTTGGTTAACATTATGCGAGCAACAAATATTAATTAAGCAAAACCAGGAGGTGGTTGCTATTCTAAAATAAGTAAACATAGTCCTAGCGAAACCAAACTATACAGGTGGTCAACTTTCAAGAGATCAAGTGGTCAATTTTTCGATTGACAAATACAAATGCTATCCTTGTGAACATCCAGCCCTACATATGTGGTATAATTCATCTTGCCAGCCTCCTTAGCTTGTAGCTCTGTATTGGTACCTATTGTACCAATATAACCTACGTATCGCTACTGTGGGGCTGGCCCTTCCATTATGTCTAAGCTACATTATGACCCAGAAATACGGGGAGGGGCTACCCCTCTACCGCCAGGAGCAGCAGTTTAAAAGTTGGGGGATAGACCTTTCCCGGCAGACCATGGCCAACTGGGTGCTCCATGGAGCTAACACCTACTTAACCCTTATTTATGACCGTCTCCATGAACACCTTCTTAAAAGAGACCTCCTCCATGCCGACGAGACTACCCTGCAGGTACTTCATGAACCGGGAAGGGAGCCTACCACCAAATCATTCCTTTGGCTTTACCGTACGGGGCGGGACAGTCCCCCCATAATTCTTTACGACTACCAGACCACCCGGGCCGGCAAACACCCCCGCCGGTTCCTGGCAGGCTTTAAGGGCTATCTGCATGTTGACGGCTATGCCGGCTACCATGAGCTTTCGGATGTTACCCTGGTGGGCTGCTGGGCCCATGCCCGGCGCAAGTTCGACGAAGCCTTAAAAGCCCTGCCGGAGGAAAAACGCCATGCAGCAGTGGCTGCCCGGGAGGGGCTGGAGTTCTGCAACAGGCTTTTTGCCATAGAGCGCGAGCTTAAAGACGTTACACCAGAAGAACGGTATCAAATCCGCCAGGTGCGCAGCCAGCCCGTGCTGGACGAGTTTTTAGCATGGCTTAAGAAGCAGAAAGCGCAGGTGCTGCCCAAAAGTGCCTTTGGGCAGGCGGTTTACTATTGCCTTAGCCAATGGGATAAACTTGTCGCCTTTTTACAAGACGGGCGTTTGGAAATTGATAACAACCGCAGCGAGCGTTCTATAAAACCCTTTGTTATTGGCCGTAAGAACTGGTTATTTGCCAACACCCCGCGGGGTGCTAAAGCGAGTGCTATTGTCTACAGTATCATAGAAACAGCCAAGGAGAATAGATTAAATCCCTTCCACTACCTTACTTACCTCTTCGAAAGGCTGCCCAACCTGGACCCGCAGGATAAAGAGGAATTAGATCAACTCCTGCCGTGGTCGGATACTCTGCCCCCCATTTGCCGGATGAATAATTAATTAAACTTGTTTTAGCCCCTACCTTAGATGATTCGGTAGGGGTTCTTTGCTTACTACCACAACCCAACAAGGTGGGTAGTATTTGACGCTTACGTTAATTGCGCAAGCACGGTTCTGTGAGGGAGGTATGCCGTGAGGCATACCTCTACTCGAGCATTATATTTTACCGGACATTATTTCCATTGTTTCCATTGACGTTTGACACAAGGTGGATATTTGGATATTATACATTCAAAGTTTTAAGGCCAAGTTGCTACCGAAACTATTATGCTTCCTACCTTACTTGATGCCGGAAATTTAAAACTGTTGGCATGATAAAACCGCAACCCTGACGAATTAATCTACTAGGGTGGGATACAAGCAAAGGTGGGTGCAGGCAGGGCGGCTGTGTATCCCCATGGGCTTAGAGCCCGACAAACTGTTTGGCCGCCCCTCGACCCGCCCAAGTGGGCTAAAAAGCCCGAATAGGTGAGTGTCGCGCTTACCTTTGCCTGCCCCAAAAAGAAACGGAGGTGCGTCAGGATTGCGGTATTTTGGCCTTGATGTCCACAAGTCCTACTGCGAGGGAGCAGAGCTTCTGCCGGATAACTCCATCAGGCGGTTCCGCTTCCCCAACGAGAAGAAGGAGTGGAAGCGGTTCGCCAAAGAACTCGACCGTAACTGCAAGGTGGCGCTTGAAGCCACCGACAATGCCTCCATGATTAGAGGCGGAAATCGCGGCCATTGAGAAAGAGTTGAACCTAAGGGCTATTGCCCTGCCCGGGGTGGAGATCCTTCTGGGCATACCCGGGATAGACGTCCTGGCCGCCCTGACCATCCTAGCCGAGATTGGCGATATCAAGCGCTTTGCCTCGGCGAAAAAGCTGGCCAGTTTTTCCGGCCTGGTTCCTTCGGTGCACCAGTCGGGCAAGACCAGGTACACCGGACACATCACCAAGGCGGGCCGGAGCATGCTGCGCTGGGTCCTCATTCAGGTTGCCCAGACGGCGGTGAGACAGCCCGGCGCTCTGCGGGACTTCTACTTAACGCTCAAAAAGCGCAAAGGCCATAAGATTGCCATTGTAGCAGCGGCAAGGAAGCTACTCACCATCATCTGGGCGATGCTGACGAAGAACACGGAGTATCGCTACCTCAAAGAGGAGTTGCGGCAAAAGAAAATACGCCGCATGCACAAAAGGGCGCTGCCGTACAAAGTTGACAATGATTTGCCGCAAAAAATTACGTCTCTCGTAGGAGAAGAGCAAACGATGACAGAAATAACCCCTCCTGCAGCCTAAATCATCTAAAATCAGGGTTGCGGTTTTTCATAGGTGCGGATACGCCAGTTTCACTGTCCCTTGACATTCGCCCGAGGCGGTAAAGTCGGGCTCATTAATTTGGGGGTTATCACGGATTTAGGGCTAACTTTACCACTTGCCGATCATAATAAGGAAGGCCGGGAATAAGAGAGTAACTATCCCTTCTATTGCCAGTAGCCATCCGATAAATCTTCCCCAGGCTAGTTTCAAAGCCATAGAAGCAAAAGCCGCTAAGAATAATACCGCCCAGGAGAAAGCGAAAAGACCAAATCGCAAATCACCGGCATTGAAATAAAAGTAAGAGGTAAGCGCAACATAAAGTCCGGCCCCCAAGCAATAGTACCCAAGACCAGTCAGATCATAATCGCCAAATAGATCCCAAGCGAAAATTAAGTAAAACATCGAAAAGGCCATGGTAAGTCCTGCAACTATTAACGTTCCCTCGTCTTTCGCTGTACCAGACGACCATAGACCCAAAACCGCCATTAGCGCCCCTACGATGGCATTGGCAGTAGCCGCCCCTTTGGAGTTAACTTTTCCTAGCATAAAGGCAGCATCTACTAGGAAAATAAAAGCGGCAATTAACAGGATAATAGCAACCATAAAAATCCTCCTTTTCATTTATTTAGAGGGTACAGACAAAGCTTTTTTGCCTGTACCCCCTTCGAAACTGTACTAAGAACCAGTGAGTCTCCCCCACGTTGGAGCGTCCAAAGGTAACTCTGGCACCAGCGGCCGTGTTTGGCCAACGTGACCATGTACAGTAAAGCCTAAACTGCGAATTTAAGCATTAAGAGGCATAATAGCTTCGCTCTTGCCGCGTTCAGGTTTAGAAGCTTTTGTTAAGCCAGACTAACTCTGCTTCAATCTACTGACAGCTTGATGATAAAGTGAATCTCCTTCGGTTAAGGCTTGAATAATTTGTTCTGCCGTCATCACTCTCGCAAAAGCTCTTCTTAAAGTTCTTAAGGTTGCCTCATGGGCTAAAGCGTTATCAGTAGCGTTGATATCACTACCAAAGACTACATGGTAACCGCGCGAGTATGCGTCCCTAGCAGTAGTTTCGCAACAAACGTTTGTCAGCGTACCGCACACGATCACTGTCTTTACGCCTAAGTGTCTAAGAACCATATCTAGTTCAGTACCAGCGAATGAGGAATACGAATGTTTTGAGCGTATTACTCTTTCACCCTCTTTTGGATATATTTCGTGGTAAATATCGGCGCCAGGGGTCCCTTCTTTAACAGCTCCAGCCTTGATAGGAGGCCAATATTCATACATGTCATGAACACAATCAGGGGCAACGTTGATAGCCATGTATATTACCGGAACCCCCAATGTGCGACAAGTTTCAATAACTTTTTTAACGCGCGGTATTTGCCGATAGGCTTCAGGAATGCATAAAGGGCTATTAGGATTTACAAAATCCTCCTGTAAATCTACAACAAGAAGAGCGCATTCCTCTTTCTTTATTTCAAACACCCAGTGCTTGTCTATAAGATATTCTTTTTCCGCGAACATAATAAATTCCTTTTCTCCAGCATATAGTCCTTCAGATTTGAATTCTTCTGGCTTAAGTAGTTCATCCTCTTTCCGGCCATAGATTTCTAAATACCTTTTTACCAAGTCCATAACGAATACCTCCTCTGGTCTTTGATGTTTAGTGAAGTGCTTGGAAACCAATTTCTTAGCATTTTTGCATTGGAATGTATGATTTTCTTACATTACATTAAACCTGAACTCAGCAAGTAAATAGAGCCATTATACCTCTGAGAAATCTTGGGGGAGAATCGCGGTAAGACTGATGACGGGACAGTTCATCACCTCCTCCACTTCCTCAGTGCTAGGTTAGCTTGCTCACTGGACCTAATGGCAACTACTTATGCACGGCTCGCACCCCCCTTAGAGGTTCTCCCTTCAATAAGGAGCTACCCACCAATTCATATAGTCAGTGATTGTTTCAATAACTGGTTTACTTCCTTTCCCTTCTATTGCGTACTGTTAGTCTCACCTGGGGAAAGGCTCAGAAAGGAGCTCTGGACCCTGTTTCTCTCTCGACACCCCTCTGCCGCAACCACTTCGGCAACAACTCCCTCTCTACGCGTTCGCTAACCTCCGGCGCCTTCTTCAGCAGGAATTCGGCTAAAGGCTCACTTAAGTTTATCCCGCCTATAGCGCCATCAAAGATCAAAACCTTTCGGGTACCGGTCACTTTGTAAGCAAATTCCATGGCCGCCTCCGTAGTTTCTGCCACCACAGCATGCTTCATATAGTTGAGATTCTGCGGGTCACGGTTAAAAAGCTCCGCCTGCTCCTGCCCCACTACCACTGTAGGAATGTGCTCGCTAAAGAAGGCGCTGGGATATCCCGTCCAGGCGTAATTGTGCACGCACATCTTGATGGCCGGATTGAGAGGAGGGATCTCCTTGAGTAGCGGCCTGCCCTGCTTCCCGTAGAAAGCCTCAGTGTACCAGGTATATCCTGGCAGCGGATTCTCTAAGTCATAGAGGTCGGTATTGGCCCCAGCAAAGTTAGCATAAATTACACCAGCGGAAAATACGTATACCACCGGACAAGGAAAGTCGAGAGCAGCTATGCATTCGTCTATCTCACCGAATAGGGTCATCATCTTACCGTAATAGCGGCACCCCAAATAGGTTACCCGGTCGTTTAACGCATACAGGTCATTATCGGCATCCACTCCCATGATGCCATTAGGAGCCACTGTGAGGAAAGAGGCAAAGGCAAATTTGCTCTGGACAAAAGGAGAATCGAAGATAGCTCTGGCCGTAAAGTTAGCCGCCCGGGGACCCAGGTTCTGGTGGTAAGTGGAGCGGGTCTCGATACGGGCATAAGACATACCGAAAGGCTTTACCGCCCGGTCTACCTGGCGGTGAAAATGAACTTCGCGTACATCGGAGTTATGGGCGTGGACAATCCAGTCGGCATCGTATACCTTCTTTATGCCGTATAAAGTGCCGATTTCCGTCTCTATAGGTATACCTTCATCAATAGGGGCCACTCCGATGGCCTTGCCCTTAAAGTGCTTATCCAGGCCGTAGCGCTTGATATATTCTTCTGTCTCGCGGAAACGCAAGCCCACGCCGGCCCGCAGGCGTATGTTTGTACAACCCGTGCGGGCCTGGATAACATCCTTCAAGGTCTTAAGCATCTCGGCATAGGGTTCGCCCCCCAGCAAAGTAAAACCGTGGTGGGAGGCCAGGATGTTTACCGAGTGCTCCGGCTTTATCATGCTCATATCGACCTTTTGGAGGGCTTCCTCGGTGGCTCTGCGTACTGCCGCGATTCCCTGGTCGCCCGGATAAATAACCTCAGGCAAGTCCGGGAATAGCTCCTTAAGAAGTACCGACGTCATATTCGGAAGCTCACATACTCTCTTCCGTACTAGCGAAGGATCAATACCGTACTGCGATTTGCGGGGAGGTATTGGGGGTATTGGTGGACGCATTACGATTCCCTCCTACCTTGTAGGGGTGCCGCAATTACCCGCTCGAAGAGCTTAATGTCCTCGTCAAAGTAGAAACCGCGCCCCGTATATTTCTTTTTCACTTCTTCCGGTATTTCCCACACGGTGGGAGTACGTCCATACCATTGCCAGCCACCTTTCGGCGGCGAAGGCTCTATGCCCGCGGCCTCCAAGAGGCGCAAGATAGGCTGGATGCATTCCACCTTGCACCCGGTGCGGGCCCCGGTCTGGAAAGACACATCCTCGGGGGAACGCGCTCCCTGCAAAATAGCAGCCGCCACTTCCTCGGCCCTGGTAGCCGTGCAATAGCAAATGATTTGCTCGGGGTGAAGTTTGGCCTTGCGGCATAGTTCTTCTATCTTGGCGTAATCCACGCCGGCTACGTCCACCTGGACCACAATAGGCTGTTCGCGCTTTGCCATGGTGATGGCGTACTCCGGGCACCGTTGCTCGCAAGCCGCACAACCCCGGCACCGGTCGGCATCCACCACCGCCTTACGGTCCACTACCGAGATGGCCAGCACCGGGCAAACCCTCTCGCAGGTCTTACAGCCCCGGCACTTTTCCTGGTCGACAACCGCCAGTAAGTTAACGACCTTCAATTTTAACCCCCTCCCCTCTGTTGTGCCAGCTGATAGGCCACATCAATGATCATATCCTCTTGCCCTCCGACCATCCTCCTCCTTCCTAGTTCCACCAAAATATCTCTGGGATCCAGGCCGAATTTTTCGGCCGCCCGGTAGGTGTGAAGTAAAAAACTGGAATAAACTCCGGCATAGCCTTGCATAAGGGGTGCATTGCGCACTACCTGGGGCCGGTGCATGATGGGCTCTACAATATCTTCGGCCACATCCATTATTTTGTAGAAATCCACGCCGGTCCGGTAACCGGCTCGGTCCAACACCCCCACCAAAGCCTCTGTTTGAGCATTGCCCGCTCCGGCACCTAAGCCCCGGCAGGCGCCATCCAGGAAAGTGGTGCCGGCCTCCAGAGCCGCCAGGCAATTGGCCGTCGCCAGGGTCAAATTGTTATGGGCGTGGAAGCCTACCGGCACTTTGACCTTTTCCACTACCGCTTCCACCCGGGCCTTCACATCCTCGGGTAACATAGCTCCAGCGGAATCCGCTACATAAACGTAATCTGCACCATAGGATTCAAATAGCGCAGCCTGTTCCGCCACCTTCTCCGGAGGTGCCATATGGGACATCATGAGGAACCCAAAAGCTTCCAACCCCATCTTTTTAGCCAGACCAATGTGTTGTTCACCAATATCCGCTTCGGTGACATGGGTAGCCACCCTGACTGCCTTGGCGCCGCAATCGATGGCCAGTTTCAGGTCTTCCTGCGTGCCTATTCCCGGAAGCAGTAATACAGTCAGTTTCCCCTTACGAATAACTTCCGCCGCCGCTAGGAGCATTTCCTCGTCACTCAAAGCCGCCCATCCGTAGTTATGGGAGGAACCTGCCAGACCATCTCCGTGGGAAACCTCAATGTATTCGACTCCCGCCTCATCCAGCCCGCCCGCAATGGCCGTAATCTGTTCCCTGGTGAACTGGTGGGCCACGGCGTGGCTGCCGTCCCGCAAGGTGGTATCTACTATATGCACAAATTTACCTTTGTTCATGCTACCGCTTCCTTTCCCAGCATCCTCGCCGCCAGCCTTTCAGCCACGGCCACAGCCGCTGCGGTTATAATGTCCAAATTACCGGAATACTTGGGTAGGAAATCCCCCGCCCCTTCCACTTCGATAATAGTAGTCACTTTATTGCCGTCCAGGATAGGCGGCACCCGCAACCGGTAACCCGGTACGTAGCTCTGGACTTCCTTGACCATTTCAGCTACGGCCTCACGTATGGCCTTCTCGTCCGGATTTTCTACTTCCACATATATTGTGTTGGTCATGATTATGGGCGGCTCGGCCGGATTCAGGATAATAATGGCCTTACCCTTCTCGGCCCCTCCTACGGCACACAGGGCTTTCGCTGTGGTCTGGGTAAATTCGTCGATATTCTGCCGCGTCCCCGGACCGGCGCTTTTGCTGGCAATGGCCGCCACTATCTCCGCATACCGGGCTCCGGCCGCCTGGTTTATGGCGTAAACTATGGGCACGGTAGCCTGGCCCCCACAGGTCACCATGTTCAGGTTGGGAGCCTCATACAAATCTTTCAGATTGACCGGTGGTACCACATAGGGCCCTATGGCCGCCGGTGTAAGGTCGATGGCGATCTTGCCCGCAGCCTCCAGCTGGGGGGCATGCTGGAGGTGATGTTTGGCCCCGGTGGCGTCAAAAACGATTTTTATGTTGGGGTCCTCCAGTACGGGTCCTATGCCTTGGGTTGTGGTGCGGATGCCCAGGGAGCGGGCCCTTTTGATGCCCTCGGATTCCACAATTCCCGCCATCATTTCCATCTGAAGGTAGCGGCTGCGTAAGATTTTATACATCAAATCGGAACCGATATTACCCGGGCCGATCACGGCGACTTTAATTTTATCCACTTATTAATTAGCCTCCTTTATGACAGCGCTCTAGCTCCAGTTTTACCCCGCTCGCAGGTTAAACGAACCGCAGATTAATGGTGCCCAGGCTGTGGAAAGATACAGTAAAAACATCCCCTGTCACCGCCTCTACAGCCGCGGTGATAGCCCCGGAAAGTATGATCTCGCCCGCCTCCAGAGCAATGTCAAAAGCAGCCAGCTTGTTGGCCAGCCAGGCCACGGCTGCCGCCGGGTGGCCCCACACCGCCGCACCGGCTCCCGTATTGACCACCTCGCCGTTTTTCTCCACTACCATACCTAGCAGGCGAAGGTCCAGGTCTTTAATAGGTACCATCCTGCTGCCCAAGACAAAGCGGGCGCTGGAGGCATTGTCGGCTATGGTATCCGCCAGCTTTATTTTCCAGTCCCGTATGCGGCTGTCCACTATTTCTATGGCCGGCATAATGCCTTCCGTGGCCCGGAAAACGTCGGCGATGGTCACCCCCGGACCTTTTAAAGTGTCCCTCAGAATAAAGGCCAGCTCGCCTTCCACGCGCGGCCAGAGTAACTCCTCTCTCCGGCAGGGTTCACCTTCCAGGAGCAACATGTGGTCCAGCAAGTGGCCATAATCCGGCTCCTTTACTCCCAGAAGGTCTTGCATGGCTTTACTGGTAAGGCCAATCTTTTTGCCTATTATCCGCCGTCGCTGTTTCAGTTTCATCTCCACTCCGGCCAGCTGGATCCGGTAGGCATCCTCTACGGTTAAGTCAGGATAAGTAGAGGTAAGAGGTTCAATGGCCTTCCGGGTTGCCTCTGCCTCCAAAAGTTTAGCGGCTATGGCCTGGAAATTCATGGTGTTCGCTACCTCCTTTTCCCATACGTTCTTGCCAGTGCTGGCGCAAGACTCCCGCGATTCTCTCGGCCAAACCGGCATCATCTAGTCCAAAGGCCAGGCCCTCCAGCAAGGCCTGGCAGGCCAGCCGCACTTCCTCATGGGGTCCCGGCAGGGCTACCAGCCGCGCCACACCCACCCGGCCCACGGCTATGCGTACCCCTTCTTTGTGGTGGCGGTTATTATCGGGGGTAAATTTTAATATCCAGGGAGTGTGGGCCTGGGGATCCAGCCGCAAGATAGCCTCTATGTTGCAGTCCTTATCCTCCGCCCCCACACCGCCAGTAGTTACAATAAGGCCATACCCCCGCTCCAGGGCTCCCTCCAGCCGATTGGCTACCGCTATTACATCGTCCTCTAAAATCCCTCCAAATTCGGCTTGAAAGCCAGCCCCGGTCAGAGCCTCTATGAGATAGGGCGAATTGGTATCGCGAATTTTCCCTGCCAGCACTTCACTGCCTGAAGCGAAGATCAGGGCTCTGCGCGCTACAGCTTGGCTAATTTCCGAGGCCAGCCGGGCTGAAGCTGAAAGTATCTCCCGGGCCTCACCCGGTTCCAGGGCGATCAGCCCCAATACTCCTTCTGAGTGAACTCCGGCCTCGGGTCCCAGGATTACACCCGGAACCTCCTTAAGCCGCTTCAAAATCTCCTTTTCCTTACCGGCTACAGCCTCCGCCTGTACCCGGCGCCGCAAGATATCAAAGGCTACCAGGCCCGGCCGCACGTCCACTACCATAACTTCGTGAACCTTAAGATGTAGGGCCTCAGCGGCGGCAGCCGCCACCTGCCCCAGGTCGGCTCCGCGAAGGTCTACATCTTGAACCCAAAAGGTAGTTTTCTCTAGCAAATCCCATTCCATCTTTTTCTCCCCAATGATTTGATCATCTTCGAACATCCAAACTAAAGTCTAACAACGGAGCATCGATAATGGCCCGGCCGACATCTACAATGTCGGCCCCGGCAGCAATTACTCTGTCAAGATCCCCCTTTTTTACGCCCCCACCAAAAGCTAGCTTAACTTGGTCCCGGAAATTCTCCTCCAGGGCCGCTTCCCTTACCAGCACCAGGTCCTCTAACTTACCGGTATCCACCATGAGGATACGTGCTCCCTCTCTCGCAGCTTCTCCGGC of the Thermanaeromonas sp. C210 genome contains:
- a CDS encoding 2-keto-4-pentenoate hydratase; this translates as MNFQAIAAKLLEAEATRKAIEPLTSTYPDLTVEDAYRIQLAGVEMKLKQRRRIIGKKIGLTSKAMQDLLGVKEPDYGHLLDHMLLLEGEPCRREELLWPRVEGELAFILRDTLKGPGVTIADVFRATEGIMPAIEIVDSRIRDWKIKLADTIADNASSARFVLGSRMVPIKDLDLRLLGMVVEKNGEVVNTGAGAAVWGHPAAAVAWLANKLAAFDIALEAGEIILSGAITAAVEAVTGDVFTVSFHSLGTINLRFV
- a CDS encoding cysteine hydrolase family protein; the encoded protein is MDLVKRYLEIYGRKEDELLKPEEFKSEGLYAGEKEFIMFAEKEYLIDKHWVFEIKKEECALLVVDLQEDFVNPNSPLCIPEAYRQIPRVKKVIETCRTLGVPVIYMAINVAPDCVHDMYEYWPPIKAGAVKEGTPGADIYHEIYPKEGERVIRSKHSYSSFAGTELDMVLRHLGVKTVIVCGTLTNVCCETTARDAYSRGYHVVFGSDINATDNALAHEATLRTLRRAFARVMTAEQIIQALTEGDSLYHQAVSRLKQS
- a CDS encoding transposase; amino-acid sequence: MNLRAIALPGVEILLGIPGIDVLAALTILAEIGDIKRFASAKKLASFSGLVPSVHQSGKTRYTGHITKAGRSMLRWVLIQVAQTAVRQPGALRDFYLTLKKRKGHKIAIVAAARKLLTIIWAMLTKNTEYRYLKEELRQKKIRRMHKRALPYKVDNDLPQKITSLVGEEQTMTEITPPAA
- a CDS encoding AmiS/UreI family transporter — its product is MVAIILLIAAFIFLVDAAFMLGKVNSKGAATANAIVGALMAVLGLWSSGTAKDEGTLIVAGLTMAFSMFYLIFAWDLFGDYDLTGLGYYCLGAGLYVALTSYFYFNAGDLRFGLFAFSWAVLFLAAFASMALKLAWGRFIGWLLAIEGIVTLLFPAFLIMIGKW
- a CDS encoding 4Fe-4S binding protein; its protein translation is MKVVNLLAVVDQEKCRGCKTCERVCPVLAISVVDRKAVVDADRCRGCAACEQRCPEYAITMAKREQPIVVQVDVAGVDYAKIEELCRKAKLHPEQIICYCTATRAEEVAAAILQGARSPEDVSFQTGARTGCKVECIQPILRLLEAAGIEPSPPKGGWQWYGRTPTVWEIPEEVKKKYTGRGFYFDEDIKLFERVIAAPLQGRRES
- the dmpG gene encoding 4-hydroxy-2-oxovalerate aldolase gives rise to the protein MNKGKFVHIVDTTLRDGSHAVAHQFTREQITAIAGGLDEAGVEYIEVSHGDGLAGSSHNYGWAALSDEEMLLAAAEVIRKGKLTVLLLPGIGTQEDLKLAIDCGAKAVRVATHVTEADIGEQHIGLAKKMGLEAFGFLMMSHMAPPEKVAEQAALFESYGADYVYVADSAGAMLPEDVKARVEAVVEKVKVPVGFHAHNNLTLATANCLAALEAGTTFLDGACRGLGAGAGNAQTEALVGVLDRAGYRTGVDFYKIMDVAEDIVEPIMHRPQVVRNAPLMQGYAGVYSSFLLHTYRAAEKFGLDPRDILVELGRRRMVGGQEDMIIDVAYQLAQQRGGG
- the istB gene encoding IS21-like element helper ATPase IstB, whose protein sequence is MSTELLLKEYLHKLKLPAVARHYKSLARTAAENNRTYEEYLCALLEQEVLSREESALKNRIRRANFPYFKTLEEFDFTALPSLSKPKVLTLSRGEYIKAKENVIFLGNSGTGKTHLAIALALCACRQGCRVRFYTAPGLVTELLAAAREHKLLSLEKQWLKQDLVVVDELGYVPYTTEGAQLLFRFLAGRYERGSVLITSNLEFSEWVQVFGDERMTAALLDRLTHHAHILVMNGESYRFRQSLRRRQEEGLVSSASA
- a CDS encoding acetaldehyde dehydrogenase (acetylating), coding for MDKIKVAVIGPGNIGSDLMYKILRSRYLQMEMMAGIVESEGIKRARSLGIRTTTQGIGPVLEDPNIKIVFDATGAKHHLQHAPQLEAAGKIAIDLTPAAIGPYVVPPVNLKDLYEAPNLNMVTCGGQATVPIVYAINQAAGARYAEIVAAIASKSAGPGTRQNIDEFTQTTAKALCAVGGAEKGKAIIILNPAEPPIIMTNTIYVEVENPDEKAIREAVAEMVKEVQSYVPGYRLRVPPILDGNKVTTIIEVEGAGDFLPKYSGNLDIITAAAVAVAERLAARMLGKEAVA
- a CDS encoding molybdopterin-binding protein; protein product: MEWDLLEKTTFWVQDVDLRGADLGQVAAAAAEALHLKVHEVMVVDVRPGLVAFDILRRRVQAEAVAGKEKEILKRLKEVPGVILGPEAGVHSEGVLGLIALEPGEAREILSASARLASEISQAVARRALIFASGSEVLAGKIRDTNSPYLIEALTGAGFQAEFGGILEDDVIAVANRLEGALERGYGLIVTTGGVGAEDKDCNIEAILRLDPQAHTPWILKFTPDNNRHHKEGVRIAVGRVGVARLVALPGPHEEVRLACQALLEGLAFGLDDAGLAERIAGVLRQHWQERMGKGGSEHHEFPGHSR